One Ricinus communis isolate WT05 ecotype wild-type chromosome 2, ASM1957865v1, whole genome shotgun sequence DNA segment encodes these proteins:
- the LOC8262323 gene encoding cytochrome b-c1 complex subunit 6-1, mitochondrial yields the protein MADEEPVDQKKYLEESCKPKCVKPLLEYEACVKRIRGDETGHKHCTGQYFDYWSCVDKCVAPKLFSKLK from the exons AT gGCGGACGAGGAACCTGTTGACCAAAAGAAGTACCTTGAGGAATCTTGCAAACCCAAATGTGTGAAGCCTCTCCTTGAATATGAG GCATGTGTTAAGAGGATTAGAGGTGATGAAACTGGGCACAAGCACTGCACAGGACAGTACTTCGACTACTGGTCTTGTGTTGATAAATGT GTTGCGCCAAAGCTTTTCTCAAAACTGAAGTAA